One Myxococcaceae bacterium JPH2 DNA window includes the following coding sequences:
- a CDS encoding DUF4177 domain-containing protein translates to MYEYHVDAFVPPAPGCGAQESGWSPKRCGDFAKFLNGYAAQGWKLHSSEYRAVTSTQGCGTTKGSWLVCVFERALPG, encoded by the coding sequence ATGTATGAGTATCACGTCGATGCGTTCGTCCCGCCCGCGCCCGGCTGTGGCGCCCAGGAGTCGGGCTGGAGTCCCAAACGCTGCGGGGACTTCGCCAAGTTCCTCAATGGCTATGCCGCGCAGGGCTGGAAGCTGCACTCCAGCGAGTACCGCGCGGTGACGTCGACCCAGGGCTGTGGCACCACGAAGGGCTCGTGGCTCGTCTGTGTCTTCGAGCGGGCCCTGCC
- a CDS encoding GNAT family N-acetyltransferase encodes MDPHVLDKVVIREARPEDDGVVGEMLVEAFITQYAKKLPEVVYTDERKRELRDVASRRKVASVLVAEKDGEVIGTVALFPPGAPGSEAWLPRTADLRGLATLVRFHGTGLAKPLLDAAEALARSWNVDAISLHVRKGADGVARMYMRRGFVREPAGDMVLPSVTLEAYRLSFKG; translated from the coding sequence ATGGACCCTCATGTGCTGGACAAGGTGGTCATCCGCGAGGCCCGCCCCGAGGACGACGGGGTGGTGGGCGAGATGCTCGTCGAGGCCTTCATCACGCAGTACGCGAAGAAGCTTCCCGAGGTCGTCTACACCGACGAGCGCAAGCGCGAGCTGCGAGACGTGGCCTCGCGCCGGAAGGTCGCGTCGGTGCTCGTGGCCGAGAAGGACGGAGAGGTCATCGGCACGGTGGCCCTCTTCCCGCCCGGCGCTCCGGGCTCCGAGGCGTGGCTGCCTCGCACCGCGGACCTGCGCGGTCTGGCCACCCTCGTGCGCTTCCATGGCACCGGGCTGGCGAAGCCGCTGCTGGACGCGGCCGAGGCGCTCGCGCGCTCGTGGAACGTGGACGCCATCTCCCTGCACGTGCGCAAGGGCGCGGACGGCGTGGCCCGCATGTACATGCGCCGCGGCTTCGTGCGCGAGCCGGCGGGCGACATGGTGCTGCCGTCCGTGACGCTCGAGGCGTATCGGCTGTCCTTCAAGGGCTGA